One Cedecea neteri DNA segment encodes these proteins:
- the mtgA gene encoding monofunctional biosynthetic peptidoglycan transglycosylase has protein sequence MSKGRFAPWQWVKRWLLKVVLAVLAVWFMGILVFRFLPVPFSAVMVERQFSAWFSGNFGYVAHSDWVSMDDISPWMGLAVIASEDQKFPEHWGFDTDAIEKALSHNERNEKRVRGASTISQQTAKNLFLWDGRSWLRKGLEAGLTVGLETAWSKRRILTVYLNIAEFGEGVFGVEEASRRYFNKPASRLTPAEAALLAAVLPNPIRFKANAPSGYIRQRQQWILRQMRQLGGESFLEQHNLK, from the coding sequence ATGAGTAAAGGGCGTTTCGCGCCGTGGCAGTGGGTTAAACGCTGGCTACTGAAAGTTGTTCTGGCGGTTTTGGCGGTCTGGTTCATGGGCATCCTGGTTTTCCGCTTCCTCCCGGTGCCGTTTTCCGCAGTGATGGTGGAGCGGCAGTTCAGCGCGTGGTTCAGCGGCAACTTCGGTTACGTTGCCCATTCTGACTGGGTTTCCATGGATGATATTTCGCCGTGGATGGGGCTAGCGGTGATCGCCTCTGAGGACCAAAAGTTTCCCGAGCACTGGGGCTTTGATACCGATGCCATAGAAAAGGCCCTGTCTCACAACGAGCGTAACGAAAAAAGGGTACGAGGCGCGTCGACGATTTCCCAGCAAACTGCAAAGAATTTGTTTTTGTGGGATGGGCGGAGCTGGCTCCGTAAAGGGTTGGAAGCCGGCCTCACGGTGGGGCTTGAAACCGCGTGGAGCAAGCGACGTATTCTGACGGTGTATCTGAATATTGCCGAATTTGGTGAAGGCGTTTTTGGCGTGGAGGAAGCCTCTCGTCGCTACTTCAACAAGCCAGCCAGCCGGCTGACGCCCGCCGAAGCCGCGCTGCTTGCCGCCGTCCTGCCTAATCCGATTCGTTTTAAGGCTAATGCGCCTTCAGGCTATATTCGCCAGCGCCAGCAGTGGATTTTGCGGCAGATGCGCCAGCTGGGCGGGGAGTCATTCCTTGAGCAACATAATTTAAAATAA
- a CDS encoding GntP family permease, which produces MTTVSALGALVALVVSIVLILRKVPPAYGMIAGALAGGLVGGADLVQTLSLMITGAQGITNAVLRILGAGILAGVLIESGAANTIAETIVRKVGEKRALFALAVATMLLTAVGVFIDVAVITVSPIALAIAHRADISKMAILLAMIGGGKAGNVMSPNPNTISAADAFHVPLTDLMMAGIVPGLFGLVLAYFLAKRLQHRGSKVSSNELIAGEKEKALPAFGAAIAAPLVAICLLALRPIAGIAIDPLVALPIGGLIGAIVMGQWRQTNHFMVSGLARMSPVAIMLLGTGTLAGIIANSGLKDVLISGLTASGMPSYLLAPFSGALMSMATASTTAGTAVASAVFSSTLVDMGISALAGAAMIHAGATVLDHMPHGSFFHATGGSVNMQVHERLKLLPYETAVGLAIAFVSTLMFGVFNLAG; this is translated from the coding sequence ATGACCACGGTTTCGGCTCTGGGCGCCCTGGTGGCGCTGGTTGTTTCTATTGTTCTTATTTTACGCAAGGTTCCCCCGGCCTACGGCATGATTGCCGGTGCTCTTGCTGGCGGATTAGTCGGCGGCGCCGATTTAGTGCAGACGCTTTCGCTAATGATTACCGGGGCGCAGGGGATTACCAATGCGGTACTGCGCATCCTCGGGGCAGGCATACTGGCGGGGGTGCTGATTGAGTCCGGGGCCGCCAACACAATTGCCGAAACTATTGTCCGTAAGGTTGGCGAGAAAAGGGCGCTATTTGCTCTGGCAGTGGCGACCATGTTGCTGACCGCCGTCGGCGTATTTATCGATGTCGCCGTGATTACCGTTTCACCTATTGCACTCGCGATTGCTCACCGGGCCGATATTTCGAAAATGGCTATTCTGCTGGCAATGATTGGCGGCGGGAAGGCTGGCAACGTTATGTCGCCCAACCCTAATACGATTTCGGCGGCCGACGCTTTCCATGTTCCCCTCACCGACTTAATGATGGCGGGCATCGTGCCGGGTCTGTTTGGTCTGGTGCTGGCCTATTTCCTGGCGAAGCGGTTGCAGCATCGGGGCTCCAAAGTTTCCAGTAACGAGCTTATTGCCGGGGAAAAAGAGAAGGCCTTGCCCGCGTTTGGTGCGGCAATAGCGGCTCCGCTGGTGGCTATCTGCCTGCTTGCACTTCGCCCGATTGCCGGCATTGCGATTGATCCGCTGGTTGCGTTGCCGATAGGCGGCCTGATTGGGGCTATAGTGATGGGGCAGTGGCGGCAGACAAATCATTTTATGGTGTCGGGGCTGGCGCGTATGTCTCCGGTAGCGATTATGCTGCTGGGGACCGGAACGCTGGCCGGGATCATCGCCAACTCCGGGTTGAAGGATGTACTGATTAGCGGTTTAACTGCCTCCGGCATGCCGTCCTACCTTCTGGCTCCTTTTTCCGGTGCGCTGATGTCAATGGCTACGGCATCAACAACGGCCGGGACGGCGGTGGCTTCTGCCGTGTTTAGTTCAACGCTTGTCGATATGGGCATTTCTGCACTCGCCGGGGCGGCAATGATCCATGCCGGGGCAACGGTGCTTGACCATATGCCGCACGGCAGCTTTTTCCATGCCACTGGGGGGAGCGTGAATATGCAGGTTCACGAACGCTTAAAACTGCTTCCCTATGAAACCGCCGTTGGTTTGGCCATCGCTTTTGTTTCAACCCTGATGTTTGGCGTGTTTAATTTAGCGGGTTAA
- the elbB gene encoding isoprenoid biosynthesis glyoxalase ElbB, protein MKKIGVVLSGCGVYDGSEIHEAVLTLLAISRAGAEAVCFAPDKPQSDVIDHLTGEAAAETRDVLVEAARITRGNIQPLREALSENLDALIVPGGFGAAKNLSTFASQGADCEVDADLRRLARECHEQGKPLGFMCIAPAMLPKILDMPVRLTIGTDIDTAEVLEAMGAEHVPCPVDDIVVDEEQKVVTTPAYMLAQNIAEAAAGIDKLVARVLELSA, encoded by the coding sequence ATGAAAAAAATAGGCGTAGTGCTAAGCGGCTGTGGGGTTTATGACGGTAGTGAGATTCATGAGGCCGTATTAACGCTGTTGGCCATTTCTCGTGCTGGTGCTGAAGCAGTTTGCTTCGCGCCGGATAAACCTCAGTCTGACGTGATCGATCATTTAACAGGCGAAGCTGCAGCAGAAACTCGCGACGTGCTGGTAGAAGCTGCCCGTATCACTCGCGGCAATATTCAGCCGTTGCGTGAAGCTTTGTCTGAAAACCTTGACGCATTGATTGTGCCGGGTGGTTTTGGCGCGGCTAAAAATCTAAGCACCTTTGCTTCGCAGGGCGCTGATTGTGAGGTTGATGCAGATTTACGCCGCCTGGCGAGGGAATGTCACGAGCAGGGCAAACCGCTCGGTTTTATGTGTATTGCCCCGGCGATGTTGCCAAAGATTCTGGATATGCCTGTGCGTCTCACCATTGGCACGGATATCGATACCGCTGAAGTGCTTGAAGCAATGGGCGCTGAGCATGTTCCTTGTCCGGTAGATGATATCGTGGTGGACGAAGAACAGAAGGTCGTCACCACTCCTGCTTACATGCTCGCGCAAAATATCGCTGAGGCCGCTGCCGGGATCGACAAGCTGGTTGCCCGCGTGCTGGAACTTAGCGCATGA
- a CDS encoding TIGR01212 family radical SAM protein (This family includes YhcC from E. coli K-12, an uncharacterized radical SAM protein.), whose amino-acid sequence MQLQKLVNMFGGDLSRRYGQKVHKLTLHGGFSCPNRDGTIGRGGCTFCNVASFADETQQHNSIAEQLAHQASRVNRAQRYLAYFQAYTSTWAEVQVLRSMYQQAVSQTSIVGLCVGTRPDCVPDSVLDLLSDYHAQGYEVWLELGLQTANDKTLHRINRGHDFACYQETTRRARARGLKVCSHLIVGLPGEGQSQCMNSLEQVVETGVDGLKLHPLHIVDGSIMAKSWRAGRLEGIALDEYVVTAGEMIRHTPLDVVFHRISANARRPTLLAPLWCENRWAAMVDIDKYLLAHGAQGSALGTPWDLSVLS is encoded by the coding sequence ATGCAGTTACAGAAATTAGTCAATATGTTTGGCGGCGATCTCTCTCGTCGCTACGGGCAAAAAGTCCATAAACTCACGCTGCATGGCGGTTTCAGTTGCCCCAATCGCGACGGTACGATCGGGCGAGGCGGCTGTACTTTTTGCAACGTGGCCTCTTTCGCTGATGAAACCCAGCAGCACAATTCCATTGCCGAGCAGCTCGCACACCAGGCCAGCCGTGTGAATCGTGCTCAGCGCTATCTGGCTTATTTCCAGGCCTATACCAGCACCTGGGCTGAAGTGCAGGTGTTGCGATCGATGTACCAGCAGGCGGTCAGCCAGACCAGCATCGTGGGGCTGTGCGTGGGTACCCGGCCTGACTGCGTGCCCGACAGCGTGCTGGATTTGCTAAGCGATTATCACGCTCAGGGCTATGAAGTGTGGCTGGAGCTGGGGTTACAGACGGCGAATGACAAAACGCTGCATCGCATCAACCGTGGGCACGATTTTGCCTGTTATCAGGAAACTACCCGCCGGGCCCGAGCGAGGGGGTTAAAGGTTTGCAGCCATCTGATTGTCGGTTTACCGGGTGAAGGCCAGTCGCAATGTATGAACTCGCTGGAGCAAGTGGTTGAAACCGGTGTAGACGGCCTGAAGCTACACCCTCTGCATATCGTTGACGGAAGCATTATGGCCAAAAGCTGGCGAGCAGGTCGCCTTGAGGGGATCGCGCTGGATGAGTATGTCGTCACCGCGGGAGAAATGATTCGCCATACTCCGCTTGATGTCGTGTTCCATCGCATTTCGGCTAATGCCCGGCGTCCAACCTTGCTTGCCCCTTTATGGTGTGAGAACCGCTGGGCCGCGATGGTGGATATCGACAAGTATTTGCTGGCGCACGGGGCGCAGGGTTCAGCGCTGGGCACGCCGTGGGATCTCTCAGTTCTTTCGTAA
- the arcB gene encoding aerobic respiration two-component sensor histidine kinase ArcB → MKQIRLLAQYYVDLMVKLGLVRFSLLLASALVVLAMVVQMAVTMLLSGQVESIDVVRSIFFGLLITPWAVYFLSVVVEQLEESRQRLSKLVEKLEEMRERDLILNVQLKDNIAQLNQEIADRVKAEAERQTMLEQLKVEMQEREETQIRLEQQSSFLRSFLDASPDLVFYRNEDREFSGCNRAMELLTGKSEKQLIHLKPQDVYSAEAAEKVLETDEKVFRHNVSLTYEQWLDYPDGRKACFEIRKVPYYDRVGKRHGLMGFGRDITERKRYQDALERASRDKTTFISTISHELRTPLNGIVGLSRILLDTDLTAEQTNYLKTIHVSAITLGNIFNDIIDMDKLERRKVQLDNQPVDFTSFLADLENLSGLQAQQKGLSFVMDPTLPLPHKVVTDGTRLRQILWNLISNAVKFTPKGGLVTVRVRYEEESCLRFEVQDSGIGIPVDEQDKIFAMYYQVKDSHGGKPATGTGIGLAVSRRLAKSMGGDITVTSKPGEGSLFTLTVQAPSVAEEVEDTLEDDDMPLPALHVLLVEDIELNVIVARSVLEKLGNSVDVAMTGKDALEMFIPGEYDLVLLDIQLPDMTGLDISRELNKRFSKDELPPLVALTANVLKNKTEYLEAGMDDVLSKPLAVPALMSMIQKFWDKQITEKEPVVTKVDSEKQQALLDIPMLEQYIELVGPKLITDGLAMFEKMMPGYLEVLDSNMTARDNKGVVEEGHKIKGAAGSVGLRHLQQVAQQIQSPDLPAWSDNVGEWIEELKQEWQHDVSVLRAWVADAGKK, encoded by the coding sequence ATGAAGCAAATTCGGTTATTGGCGCAGTATTACGTTGATCTTATGGTGAAGCTGGGGCTGGTGCGCTTCTCCCTGCTGCTGGCTTCGGCGCTGGTCGTGTTGGCGATGGTGGTGCAAATGGCCGTCACCATGCTGCTGAGCGGCCAGGTTGAAAGTATCGACGTTGTCCGCTCTATCTTCTTTGGGTTGTTGATTACGCCCTGGGCGGTTTACTTCCTGTCGGTTGTAGTTGAACAGCTTGAGGAGTCCAGGCAGCGGCTATCGAAGCTGGTGGAAAAGCTGGAGGAGATGCGTGAGCGCGACCTCATTCTTAACGTGCAGCTTAAGGACAATATCGCCCAGCTTAACCAGGAAATCGCCGACCGTGTAAAAGCGGAAGCCGAGCGCCAGACCATGCTGGAGCAGCTTAAAGTTGAAATGCAGGAGCGTGAGGAGACGCAAATCCGGCTCGAGCAGCAGTCCTCTTTCCTGCGCTCTTTCCTTGATGCTTCGCCCGATCTGGTCTTCTATCGCAACGAAGACCGGGAGTTTTCAGGCTGCAACCGGGCGATGGAGTTGCTGACCGGCAAGAGCGAGAAACAGCTTATCCACCTCAAGCCGCAGGATGTGTACTCTGCCGAAGCCGCTGAGAAGGTGCTGGAAACAGACGAAAAAGTGTTCCGCCACAACGTGTCTCTGACCTATGAGCAATGGCTGGACTACCCGGATGGCCGTAAAGCCTGCTTTGAAATTCGTAAAGTGCCTTATTACGACCGCGTCGGTAAACGCCACGGGCTGATGGGCTTTGGCCGCGATATTACCGAGCGTAAGCGCTATCAGGACGCGCTGGAGCGTGCGAGCCGGGACAAGACCACCTTTATCTCCACCATCAGCCACGAGCTGCGTACGCCGCTGAATGGCATTGTCGGCCTGAGCCGTATTCTGCTGGATACCGATCTCACCGCCGAGCAGACCAACTATCTGAAAACGATTCATGTTTCTGCCATTACGTTGGGCAATATTTTCAACGATATCATCGATATGGACAAGCTCGAGCGCCGCAAAGTGCAGCTCGATAACCAGCCGGTAGATTTCACCAGCTTCCTTGCTGATTTGGAAAACCTCTCTGGGCTGCAGGCTCAGCAGAAAGGGCTGTCGTTTGTGATGGACCCGACGTTACCGCTGCCGCACAAGGTGGTGACAGACGGAACGCGTCTGCGTCAGATCCTCTGGAACCTGATCAGCAATGCCGTGAAGTTCACGCCAAAAGGGGGATTAGTCACGGTACGAGTTCGCTATGAAGAAGAGAGCTGCCTGCGCTTTGAGGTTCAGGACTCCGGGATAGGTATTCCGGTGGATGAGCAGGACAAAATCTTTGCTATGTACTATCAGGTTAAAGACAGCCACGGCGGCAAGCCTGCGACCGGAACGGGGATTGGGCTGGCGGTTTCTCGCCGTCTGGCGAAAAGTATGGGCGGGGATATTACCGTCACCAGCAAGCCGGGTGAAGGTTCCCTGTTCACGCTGACCGTTCAGGCGCCGAGCGTGGCCGAGGAAGTGGAAGACACGCTGGAAGATGACGATATGCCGCTGCCTGCCCTGCATGTGCTGCTGGTGGAGGATATTGAGCTTAACGTTATCGTGGCGCGTTCTGTGCTCGAGAAGCTTGGCAACAGCGTTGACGTAGCAATGACCGGGAAAGACGCACTGGAGATGTTTATACCGGGCGAATACGACCTGGTGCTGTTGGATATCCAGTTGCCGGATATGACCGGGCTGGATATCTCCCGCGAGCTGAATAAACGCTTTAGCAAAGACGAGCTGCCGCCGCTGGTGGCGCTAACGGCTAACGTGCTGAAAAACAAAACTGAGTATCTTGAGGCCGGGATGGATGATGTGCTGAGTAAGCCGCTCGCCGTGCCTGCCTTGATGTCGATGATCCAAAAATTCTGGGATAAGCAGATAACGGAGAAGGAGCCTGTGGTGACAAAAGTCGATAGTGAAAAACAGCAAGCGTTACTCGATATTCCGATGCTCGAACAATATATCGAGCTGGTGGGGCCGAAACTGATTACCGATGGCCTGGCGATGTTTGAAAAAATGATGCCGGGTTATTTAGAGGTGCTCGATTCCAATATGACCGCGCGGGATAACAAGGGCGTGGTGGAAGAGGGGCATAAAATTAAAGGTGCGGCAGGTTCTGTTGGTTTGCGGCATTTACAGCAGGTTGCCCAGCAAATTCAGTCCCCAGATTTACCTGCGTGGTCTGATAATGTCGGGGAATGGATCGAAGAGCTGAAACAAGAGTGGCAACATGACGTTAGCGTATTAAGAGCGTGGGTTGCGGACGCTGGAAAAAAATGA
- a CDS encoding glycerate kinase yields MKIVIAPDSFKESLSAMQVAEAIEQGFREIYPNAEYIKLPMADGGEGTVESMVAATHGQIIPVTVTGPLGLPVEAFFGITGDGETAIIEMAAASGLHLVLPEKRNPLLTGTFGTGELILAALDRGARKIIIGIGGSATNDGGAGMMQALGVRLRDEQGNELCAGGAALAGLSEIDVSQLDARLAQCDILVACDVDNPLCGERGASAVFGPQKGATPEQVTQLDTALRHYGEQLEHSSGKAVITVAGAGAAGGMGASLFGLLHARLQPGVEIVTDALRLADAVQGADLVITGEGRIDSQTIYGKTPIGVARVAKRFQVPVIALAGGMTTDYGVVHQHGLDAVFSVLNRVQTLPEALERAGENINVTARNVAAVWKIGRG; encoded by the coding sequence ATGAAAATTGTTATTGCCCCCGATTCTTTCAAAGAGAGCCTGAGCGCGATGCAGGTCGCTGAGGCCATTGAGCAAGGTTTTCGCGAGATTTACCCGAACGCAGAGTATATCAAGCTGCCGATGGCCGACGGAGGAGAAGGCACCGTTGAATCTATGGTTGCCGCGACGCACGGGCAAATCATCCCTGTAACGGTGACCGGCCCGCTGGGGCTGCCTGTTGAGGCTTTCTTTGGCATAACGGGCGACGGTGAAACCGCCATCATTGAAATGGCGGCCGCATCAGGGCTGCATTTGGTGCTGCCCGAAAAACGAAATCCGCTGCTGACCGGTACTTTTGGCACCGGGGAGCTTATTCTGGCGGCGCTGGATCGCGGTGCTCGCAAAATCATTATTGGTATCGGCGGCAGTGCGACCAATGACGGCGGGGCCGGTATGATGCAGGCGCTGGGCGTCAGGCTTCGTGATGAGCAAGGCAATGAGCTTTGTGCCGGCGGTGCTGCCCTGGCCGGGCTTTCAGAGATAGATGTTAGCCAACTGGATGCTCGCCTGGCGCAGTGCGACATTCTGGTTGCCTGCGATGTTGATAATCCACTGTGCGGTGAACGCGGTGCGTCGGCGGTTTTTGGGCCGCAGAAAGGCGCTACGCCCGAACAGGTTACGCAGCTTGATACTGCTCTCAGGCATTATGGCGAACAGTTGGAGCACAGCAGCGGCAAGGCTGTGATTACCGTAGCAGGTGCCGGGGCAGCAGGAGGCATGGGGGCATCTTTGTTTGGTTTACTTCATGCTCGCCTGCAGCCCGGAGTGGAAATTGTCACGGACGCTTTGCGGCTTGCCGACGCCGTTCAGGGAGCAGACCTGGTTATTACCGGAGAAGGACGTATAGACAGTCAGACCATTTACGGCAAAACGCCGATTGGCGTGGCGAGGGTAGCTAAGCGTTTTCAGGTACCGGTTATTGCGCTGGCGGGTGGGATGACGACTGATTACGGCGTAGTCCATCAGCACGGTCTCGACGCCGTTTTCTCGGTGCTTAACCGGGTACAGACACTGCCGGAGGCGTTGGAAAGGGCGGGCGAGAATATTAACGTGACGGCGCGAAACGTTGCCGCAGTATGGAAAATAGGGCGCGGTTAG
- a CDS encoding sugar diacid recognition domain-containing protein, producing the protein MMTSCLKEDTARQIVQRTMSIIDHSVNVMSEQGVIIASGDPRRLHQRHEGAVLALTENRTVIIDEASARRLKGVKPGINLPIVFRQKIVGVVGISGEPEKVQAYAELVKMAAELILEQAEMLEQNQWEKRYREQLTAQIISGQQSLAELRPMASGLGVDLELPRIALMIDFPSRDVLRQRELLERLGGYDSQALVTPVGFEQIAMLLPLGGGRAEEPLVLLKKTLRKLHSQLLAHFEVTLSVGGFFDGDDGLRRSWLSAVALHEMSARQKVGRSILYYQDLLLPVLLNGLSGSWQADEMGRAWQTLCKADSKGVLRRTLRCYFEQNCDLSQTTKLLHIHVNTLRYRLSKIESITALNINKLDSVLQLFIGMQLSD; encoded by the coding sequence ATGATGACCTCCTGCCTTAAAGAAGATACCGCCCGGCAAATTGTCCAGCGCACCATGAGCATTATCGATCACTCGGTGAATGTGATGAGCGAACAGGGCGTGATTATTGCCTCTGGCGATCCGCGTCGTCTGCATCAGCGTCATGAAGGTGCTGTCCTGGCCCTGACAGAAAACCGAACCGTGATTATTGATGAAGCTTCTGCCCGGCGGCTGAAAGGGGTTAAACCCGGCATTAATTTGCCTATCGTCTTTCGCCAGAAAATTGTTGGCGTGGTGGGGATTTCTGGCGAGCCAGAGAAAGTGCAGGCTTACGCTGAACTGGTCAAAATGGCGGCCGAGTTGATCCTTGAACAGGCGGAAATGCTTGAGCAAAATCAGTGGGAAAAGCGCTACCGGGAGCAACTCACAGCGCAAATTATTTCCGGGCAACAAAGTCTGGCGGAGCTGCGCCCTATGGCCAGCGGTCTTGGCGTAGATCTTGAGCTGCCACGGATTGCGCTGATGATTGATTTTCCCTCTCGGGATGTTTTGCGCCAGCGGGAGCTGCTCGAGCGACTCGGCGGTTACGACAGCCAGGCGTTAGTGACGCCCGTCGGCTTTGAACAAATCGCCATGCTGTTACCCCTGGGCGGCGGACGAGCTGAGGAGCCGCTGGTTTTGTTGAAAAAAACGCTGCGGAAACTTCATTCTCAGCTGCTGGCGCATTTTGAGGTCACCCTGTCAGTTGGAGGATTCTTCGACGGTGACGATGGGTTACGGCGTTCCTGGCTTAGTGCCGTAGCGCTACATGAGATGTCTGCAAGGCAAAAAGTTGGCCGGTCGATTTTGTACTATCAGGATCTTTTATTGCCTGTGCTGCTCAACGGACTTTCCGGCAGCTGGCAGGCCGATGAAATGGGGCGAGCGTGGCAAACTCTCTGTAAGGCTGATTCGAAAGGTGTGCTTCGCCGCACGTTGCGCTGCTATTTTGAACAGAATTGTGATCTGTCTCAAACGACAAAATTGCTGCATATTCACGTCAATACACTGCGCTATCGGCTCAGCAAGATAGAGTCAATAACGGCTTTAAATATTAATAAGTTAGATTCAGTACTTCAGCTGTTTATTGGTATGCAGCTTAGCGACTGA